In Bradyrhizobium guangdongense, the sequence GTGCAGCCCGGCAACAGCGGCGGCCCGCTGTTCGACACCTCCGGGCAGGTCGTCGGCGTGGTCACAGGAAAGATCCCTGGACTGCGTATCGCCGCAATCACCGGCGACATCCCCGAAAACATCAACTTCGCCATCAAGACCGGTGCGCTGCGCGACTTCCTCGACAATTCGGTCGTGCCGTACCAGACGGCCGAACCGCGGGGCGAGCTCAAGACCACCGAGATCGCCGGCAACGCCCGTGCCTACACGATGCTGATCTCGTGCAACGGCACGGTGCAGGCGGACGCGAAGAAATAGCGACAAAGCCGGTCTCGTAACCCGGATGGAGCGGAGCGTAATCCGGGACCGCTGCTTCTCCGAGAGGACTCAGGCGACGAAGGCCTCGAGCTTGTCGAAGAACGAGCTCCAGCCGCGCTGGTGGTTGTCGCGCGCAGTCTCGTCGAAGAACTGGGCGTGATAGAAGATCATCAGCGTACCGGCGCTGTCCGGCTTGAGCGTGATCGTCACCAGCGATTCGCGTTCGGGCGTCGAATGCCAGGCCCAGGTGAAGACCAGACGTTCGTTCGGCATCACCTCGCGGTAGATGCCGCCGGCCTCGAAATATTCGCCGTCGTCGCGGGTGAACGAGATGCGGAAGCGGCCGCCGGTGCGAACATCGACGTCCGCACGCAGCGTCGCCGGCTTGATGTTCGGCGGCCCGAACCATTGCACTAGCTGCTCGGCTTGCGTCCAGGCGGCGAAGACCTTTTCCGGCCGCGCGCGGAGGCGGCGCGTGAGCGTGAGGCTCGGCGCTTCGTTTGCACGTTCGGCGACGCCGGCGACTGCGTTGACCATGGTTTGTCCTCCACAAAGGCGGCAAGGCGATCGAAACTCTCCGACCAGAACTGCGCGTAGCGATTGAGCCAGTTCATCGCCCGCTCCATCGGCTGCGTGGTGAGCCGGCAGGAGACGGTGCGCCCGCTCTTCTCCCGCACGATCAGGCCGGCATCGGTGAGCACGTCGAGATGCTTCATGATCGCCGGCAGCGACATCGCGAACGGCGCCGCCAGCTCGCTCACCGACAGGCTGTCCCCGTCGCCGAGACGCGCGAGCAGGGCTCGCCGCGTCGGGTCGGACAGCGCGGCAAAGGTGCGATCGAGCGTCTCGTCCTGATACTTAACCATTAGGTTTAGTATAAACGCAAGCACGATCGCGTCAAGCGGGAGCCCGCCCGACGCGATGCATCAGACTGCAATCGATTTGGGACGATCAGTAAGGCGCTACAGGCCGCGCACGACGATGCAGCCGAGGTTGCGGCTGCGGCGCCGGTTCATAAGCGAAGCGCGGATTCGGCCCGCAATACAGCAGCCGGCCCGAGACGCTGGCCAGGCATTGCTCGTAAGTGCTGTAGGCACATTCGCCGGGGTAGTCGAATTCGCCGCCTTGCGCGCACCACGGGTAGTCCCGTGCCGCGGCAGGTGTCGCGGAGACGAAGCCGGCAAGGAACGCCGCACCCAAGGTCAACAGCACCAATTGCGTCTTGCGCATGGTCCCAACTCCTCTCTTCCCGGCGCGAGATACGCACCATGTATCATCAGGTCTTGCTGCGCGATTTTATTCCAGATCACCGCGCAAGACCACGCAAGAAAAAGCCCCGCCGTTCGGCGGGGCTCCGTTTGCGGCGATCACAAGATCGCTACTCGACCTTCAGGCCGGCAAATTCGACGACCTTCTTCCACTTGGCGGTCTCGGCTTCGATCTCCTTGCCGAACGCCTCCGGCGTCTCGATCAGCGGATCGCCACCGAGCTCGACCAGGCGCTTGGTCATGTCGGGCTCCTTCATCAGCGTGTTGATCTCGTTGTTGAGCTTGGTGATCAAGTCCTTAGGCATATCCTTCGGCGCACCGATGCCGAACAGCGCGCTCGCCTCGTAATCCTTCACGGTCTCGCCGATCGCGGGCACGTCCGGCAGCTGCGGCGAGCGCTGCGCCGTGGTGACGCCGAGCGCGCGAAGCGAACCGGAGCGGATGTGCTGGATGATGGACGGCATGTTGTCGAAGATCACCTGC encodes:
- a CDS encoding SRPBCC family protein translates to MQWFGPPNIKPATLRADVDVRTGGRFRISFTRDDGEYFEAGGIYREVMPNERLVFTWAWHSTPERESLVTITLKPDSAGTLMIFYHAQFFDETARDNHQRGWSSFFDKLEAFVA
- a CDS encoding ArsR/SmtB family transcription factor; the protein is MVKYQDETLDRTFAALSDPTRRALLARLGDGDSLSVSELAAPFAMSLPAIMKHLDVLTDAGLIVREKSGRTVSCRLTTQPMERAMNWLNRYAQFWSESFDRLAAFVEDKPWSTQSPASPNVQTKRRASRSRAASARGRKRSSPPGRKPSS
- a CDS encoding DUF3551 domain-containing protein; its protein translation is MRKTQLVLLTLGAAFLAGFVSATPAAARDYPWCAQGGEFDYPGECAYSTYEQCLASVSGRLLYCGPNPRFAYEPAPQPQPRLHRRARPVAPY